The following are encoded together in the Pan troglodytes isolate AG18354 chromosome 6, NHGRI_mPanTro3-v2.0_pri, whole genome shotgun sequence genome:
- the ZNF727 gene encoding putative zinc finger protein 727 encodes MRVLTFRDVAVEFSPEEWECLDSAQQHLYRDVMLENYGNLFSLGLAIFKPDLITYLEQRKEPWNARRQKTVAKHPAGSLHFTAEILLEHDINDSFQKVILRKSGSCDLNTLRLKKDYQRVGNCKGQKSSYNGIHQCLSSTHSKTCQYNKCGKAFGLCSIFTEHKKIFSREKCYKCEECGKDCRLSDFTIQKRIHTADRSYKCEECGKACKKFSNLTEHNRVHTGKKPYKCEECGKTFTCSSALTKHKRNHTGDRPYKCEECHKAFRCCSDLTKHKRIHTGEKPYKCKECHKAFRCCSDLTKHKRIHTGEKPYKCNECGKAFMWISALSQHNRIHTGEKPYICEECGKAFTYSSTLISHKRIHMELRPYKCEECGKTIKWFSDLTNHKRIHTGEKPYKCEECGKSFTCSSNLIKHKRIHMEVRPYKCEECGKTFKWFPDLTNHKRIHTGEKPYKCEECGKTFTCSSSLIKHKRSHTGDRPTSAKNVAKPLGGSQTLLNIR; translated from the exons cgAGTGCTAACATTCAGGGATGTGGCTGTAGAATTCTCCCCAGAAGAGTGGGAATGCCTGGACTCTGCTCAGCAGCATTTGTATAGGGATGTGATGTTAGAGAACTATGGAAACCTGTTCTCCTTGG GTCTTGCTATCTTTAAGCCAGACTTGATTACCTATCTGGAGCAAAGAAAAGAGCCCTGGAATGCGAGGAGACAGAAGACAGTAGCCAAACACCCAG ctggctCTTTGCATTTTACTGCAGAGATATTGCTGGAGCATGACATAAACGATTCATTTCAAAAAGTGATTCTGAGAAAATCTGGAAGCTGTGACCTTAATACTTTACGTTTAAAGAAAGACTACCAACGTGTGGGTAATTGCAAGGGGCAGAAAAGCAGTTATAATGGCATTCATCAATGTTTGTCAAGTACCCATAGCAAAACCTGTCAATATAataaatgtggcaaagcttttggGTTGTGCTCAATCTTCACTGAACATAAGAAAATTTTTAGCAGGGAGAAatgctacaaatgtgaagaatgtggcaaagactGTAGGTTGTCAGATTTTACCATACAGAAGAGAATTCATACTGCAGATAGAagttacaaatgtgaagaatgtggcaaagcctgtAAAAAGTTCTCAAACCTTACTGAACATAATAGAGTTCATACTGgaaagaaaccctacaaatgtgaagaatgtggcaaaacgtTTACCTGTTCCTCAGCCCTTACTAAACACAAGAGAAATCATACTGGAGACAGACCCTACAAATGCGAAGAATGTCACAAAGCCTTTAGGTGTTGCTCAgaccttactaaacataagagaattcatactggagagaaaccctacaaatgtaaagaatgtcaCAAAGCCTTTAGGTGTTGCTCAgaccttactaaacataagagaattcatactggagagaaaccctacaaatgtaatgaatgtggaaaagcttTTATGTGGATCTCGGCCCTTAGTCAACATAacagaattcatactggagagaaaccctacatttgtgaagaatgtggcaaagcctttaccTACTCCTCAACCCTTATTAGCCACAAGagaattcatatggaattgagaccttacaaatgtgaagaatgtggcaaaaccaTTAAGTGGTTCTCAGACCTGACTAATCAtaagagaattcacactggagagaaaccctacaaatgtgaagaatgtggcaaaagcTTTACCTGCTCCTCAAACCTTATTAAACACAAGAGAATTCATATGGAAGTGAgaccttacaaatgtgaagaatgtggcaaaacctttaaGTGGTTCCCAGACCTGACTAATCAtaagagaattcacactggagagaagccctacaaatgtgaagaatgtggcaaaacctttaCCTGCTCCTCAAGCCTTATTAAACACAAGAGAAGTCATACTGGAGACAGACCTACAAGTgcaaagaatgtggcaaagcctttaggtGGTTCTCAGACCTTACTAAACATAaggtaa